A part of Corynebacterium afermentans subsp. lipophilum genomic DNA contains:
- a CDS encoding sugar phosphate nucleotidyltransferase, producing MATSEHIGAAQAAGGAVAEMDAVILVGGRGTRLRPLTVSTPKPMLPTAGYPFLAHLLARIKAAGMHHVVLGTSYKAEVFEEYFGDGSEFGLEIEYVVEEEALGTGGGIRNVLDKLRYDNAMVFNGDVLSGADLSAIASTHVDKDADVTLHLVRVPDPRAFGSVPTDEDGNVLAFLEKTEDPPTDQINAGCYVFKRSVIEQIPAGRVVSVERETFPGLLSSGAKVVGHVDSSYWRDMGRPDDFVQGSSDVVRGIAYSPLLEGRTGESLVDDSAGVAHGVILMGGTAVGRGCEIGAGSRVDDSVIFDGVTIEPGAMVRNSIIAAGATIGANARVTDCVIGDGARIGARCELQAGMRVWPGVEIPDSGVRFSPDA from the coding sequence ATGGCAACTTCGGAGCACATCGGCGCCGCACAGGCGGCCGGCGGGGCAGTGGCAGAGATGGATGCGGTGATCCTGGTGGGCGGGCGCGGTACGCGCCTGCGCCCGCTGACGGTGTCGACGCCGAAGCCGATGCTGCCCACCGCGGGGTATCCATTCCTGGCGCACCTGTTGGCCCGAATCAAGGCCGCCGGCATGCACCACGTTGTGCTGGGCACGTCCTACAAGGCTGAGGTGTTCGAGGAGTACTTCGGCGACGGCTCCGAATTCGGCCTGGAAATCGAGTACGTGGTGGAGGAGGAAGCCCTCGGCACCGGCGGCGGCATCCGCAACGTTTTGGACAAGCTGCGCTACGACAACGCCATGGTGTTCAACGGCGACGTCCTCTCCGGCGCGGACCTGTCCGCCATCGCCTCCACCCACGTTGACAAGGACGCGGATGTCACGCTGCACCTGGTGCGTGTGCCGGATCCGCGGGCGTTCGGCTCGGTGCCGACGGACGAGGACGGCAACGTGCTGGCGTTTTTGGAAAAGACGGAGGATCCGCCGACCGACCAGATCAACGCTGGCTGCTACGTGTTCAAGCGCTCCGTGATCGAGCAGATCCCGGCAGGGCGTGTGGTGTCGGTGGAGCGCGAGACTTTCCCGGGCCTGCTGTCTTCCGGCGCGAAGGTGGTCGGGCACGTGGATTCGTCCTACTGGCGCGACATGGGCCGCCCGGACGATTTCGTCCAGGGTTCCTCGGATGTGGTGCGCGGCATCGCGTACTCGCCGTTGCTGGAGGGGCGCACGGGCGAGTCGCTTGTGGACGACTCCGCTGGCGTCGCGCACGGCGTCATCCTCATGGGTGGCACGGCTGTGGGCCGCGGCTGCGAGATCGGCGCCGGCTCGCGCGTGGACGATTCGGTGATCTTCGACGGCGTGACCATCGAGCCCGGTGCGATGGTGCGCAACTCAATCATCGCGGCAGGTGCGACGATTGGCGCGAACGCGCGTGTCACGGACTGCGTGATTGGCGACGGCGCTCGGATCGGGGCGCGTTGCGAGCTGCAGGCGGGCATGCGTGTGTGGCCGGGCGTGGAAATCCCGGATTCGGGAGTGCGTTTCTCTCCGGACGCGTAA
- a CDS encoding dTMP kinase — translation MIVAVEGIDGAGKNTLVTALKERFGAETLAFPRYETSVHAQLAQDALHGRMGDLTDSAFGMATMFALDRHGAKQLLDGFAGRRDRIIVLDRYVASNAAYTSARTGDAAAVKWVHDLEFEKLGLPKPDLQVLVDTTPDVARERAEAREAQDATRTRDRYERDVALQVATFQAYSELAERNWVSRWLRTADPAVIMQAVSELTE, via the coding sequence ATGATTGTCGCTGTTGAAGGCATAGATGGTGCCGGCAAAAACACGCTTGTCACCGCGTTAAAAGAGCGCTTCGGCGCCGAGACCTTGGCGTTTCCCCGCTATGAGACGTCCGTGCACGCCCAGCTGGCGCAGGACGCCCTGCACGGGCGCATGGGCGATCTGACAGATTCCGCGTTCGGCATGGCCACCATGTTCGCTTTGGACAGGCATGGGGCGAAGCAGCTTCTCGACGGCTTCGCTGGCCGACGAGACCGCATCATCGTCCTGGACCGCTACGTTGCGTCCAACGCGGCGTACACCAGCGCCCGCACAGGTGACGCCGCCGCGGTGAAGTGGGTGCACGACTTGGAATTTGAGAAGTTGGGTCTGCCCAAGCCGGATCTGCAGGTTCTGGTGGACACCACCCCGGATGTTGCCCGCGAGCGCGCGGAGGCCCGCGAGGCGCAGGACGCGACGCGCACCCGCGACCGCTACGAGCGCGACGTGGCTCTGCAGGTGGCAACCTTCCAGGCGTATTCGGAGCTAGCGGAGCGCAACTGGGTGAGCCGGTGGCTTCGCACCGCAGATCCGGCGGTTATTATGCAGGCAGTGAGCGAGCTGACGGAGTAG
- a CDS encoding metallopeptidase family protein, translated as MSSTRPSHVQPARNRHGRGVRGPILPVGVPRYRTRANAFDQLVIDAYAPLHNQYFNELAGVDLAVDTIPRMRLSPDMTVLPDEIIADGPVPLGRVLQAGVDRQGNPTRARFVVFRMPIEHRTATTQERSELLTWVLTALVANYLNLDPRTIAPDFPW; from the coding sequence ATGAGCTCCACTCGCCCCTCCCACGTACAACCGGCCCGCAACCGCCACGGCCGGGGCGTGCGCGGGCCCATCCTGCCGGTCGGTGTGCCGCGCTACCGCACCCGCGCCAACGCATTCGACCAACTGGTCATCGACGCCTACGCGCCACTTCACAACCAGTACTTCAACGAGCTGGCCGGCGTCGATCTCGCCGTCGACACCATTCCGCGGATGCGATTGAGCCCCGACATGACGGTGCTGCCGGACGAGATCATCGCCGACGGCCCGGTGCCGCTCGGTCGCGTCTTGCAGGCGGGCGTGGACAGGCAGGGCAACCCCACACGCGCGCGCTTCGTGGTGTTTCGCATGCCCATCGAGCACCGCACCGCGACAACACAAGAGCGGTCAGAACTCCTCACTTGGGTTCTGACCGCTCTTGTGGCCAATTACCTCAACTTGGATCCGAGGACTATCGCCCCAGACTTCCCCTGGTAG
- a CDS encoding WhiB family transcriptional regulator, which translates to MTLDELFGAVEQEWQDQALCAQTDPEAFFPEKGGSTREAKRICKACAVRDECLEYALEHDERFGIWGGLSDRERRRLKKQIS; encoded by the coding sequence ATGACCCTCGACGAGTTGTTCGGCGCCGTCGAGCAGGAGTGGCAGGATCAGGCACTGTGTGCCCAGACCGACCCAGAGGCGTTCTTCCCTGAGAAGGGCGGCTCGACTCGTGAGGCGAAGCGAATCTGCAAGGCGTGCGCCGTGCGCGACGAGTGCTTGGAATACGCGCTCGAGCACGACGAGCGTTTCGGGATTTGGGGCGGGCTCTCCGACCGGGAGCGCCGCCGCCTGAAAAAGCAGATTAGCTAG
- the manA gene encoding mannose-6-phosphate isomerase, class I produces MEHLEGALRPYPWGSHTLIAQLRGEPSPSPQPQAELWFGAHPAAPATVNGQGLDEAIAADPAVALGKRVTEAHGDQLPFLVKLLAAAAPLSIQAHPSLEQAQEGFARENAEGIALNSPNRNYKDPNHKPELIVALTEFRALAGFRPVPDTAAFFAELGSAELDRYATLLPADGEGDLRALFTTLISLPHQPRVELIESVQRAAAELAQKRTAPEWMVEAAEVYLELNQAYPGDVGVLAALLLNVLTLAPGEAAFLRAGQLHAYLSGLGVEVMANSDNVLRGGLTTKHVDVPELVKVLDFGTLENPRAEAVASNGGVEFQLPVDSFAVRVHSLADGETLAIDEDGPAIVLCTSGEVRGADGFVLSQGNGAWAPASEGEVELTAEGAAQVFVATA; encoded by the coding sequence ATGGAGCACCTCGAAGGAGCTCTGCGCCCCTACCCCTGGGGTTCCCACACGTTGATCGCCCAGCTGCGCGGCGAGCCTTCGCCGAGCCCGCAGCCGCAGGCGGAACTCTGGTTTGGTGCCCACCCGGCCGCCCCGGCGACGGTGAACGGGCAGGGCCTAGACGAAGCCATCGCCGCCGACCCGGCCGTCGCGCTGGGTAAAAGGGTCACAGAAGCGCACGGCGACCAGCTGCCGTTTCTGGTCAAGCTGCTCGCCGCGGCCGCGCCCTTGAGCATCCAGGCCCACCCCTCGCTGGAGCAGGCGCAGGAAGGCTTTGCGCGCGAAAACGCCGAGGGCATCGCGCTGAACAGCCCGAACCGTAATTACAAGGACCCGAACCACAAACCCGAGCTCATTGTCGCGCTGACCGAGTTCCGCGCGTTGGCCGGGTTCCGTCCGGTTCCGGACACCGCCGCGTTTTTTGCCGAGCTCGGCAGCGCGGAGCTGGACCGCTACGCCACCTTGTTGCCCGCGGACGGCGAGGGCGATCTGCGCGCGTTGTTCACCACCCTGATTTCGCTGCCGCACCAGCCGCGGGTGGAGTTGATCGAATCGGTGCAGCGCGCGGCGGCAGAGCTTGCCCAGAAGCGCACTGCCCCTGAGTGGATGGTGGAAGCCGCGGAGGTGTACCTCGAGCTCAACCAGGCGTACCCGGGCGATGTGGGCGTGTTGGCGGCGTTGCTGCTGAACGTGCTCACGCTTGCGCCCGGCGAGGCGGCGTTTTTGCGTGCCGGCCAGCTTCACGCCTACCTGTCGGGTCTGGGGGTGGAGGTCATGGCCAACTCCGACAACGTGCTGCGAGGTGGGCTGACCACCAAGCATGTGGACGTGCCGGAGCTGGTGAAGGTGCTGGACTTCGGCACCTTGGAAAACCCGCGGGCGGAAGCGGTTGCGTCGAACGGCGGCGTGGAGTTCCAGCTTCCGGTGGACAGTTTCGCGGTGCGAGTGCATTCGCTTGCCGACGGCGAAACGTTGGCCATCGACGAAGACGGCCCAGCGATTGTGCTGTGCACCTCCGGCGAGGTGCGCGGCGCCGACGGGTTTGTGCTGTCCCAGGGCAACGGAGCCTGGGCGCCGGCGAGCGAAGGGGAAGTGGAGCTGACCGCCGAGGGCGCGGCCCAGGTGTTTGTGGCTACGGCCTAG
- a CDS encoding glycosyltransferase family 2 protein, translated as MNADFLHTPEAAAGDPPLAVITVTYSPGEHLSYLIASLDAATRGKVHLVCADNGSTDGTPQRAADEHEHVEFLPTGGNIGYGAAINAAAAALRKRREANAIRNDYFLIVNPDVEFGPGSIDELIRCIDAAPEVGAAGPRIEEADGSAYPSAREVPGLATGIGHALLYDVWPRNPFSRAYKADANMHVQRTAGWLSGACLLVRWEAFDAIGGFDERYFMYLEDIDFGDRLSRAGWDNLYCPSSVILHDQGHVAGKFRKVTVPAHHGSAYRFQRDRHPHPWQAPLRWALWLGLKVRGAFQLGLRKPSRCNKT; from the coding sequence GTGAATGCAGACTTTCTCCACACACCTGAGGCAGCGGCGGGCGACCCGCCGCTTGCGGTGATTACGGTGACGTACTCGCCGGGCGAGCATTTGTCCTACCTGATTGCCTCGCTCGACGCGGCGACGCGCGGCAAGGTGCACTTGGTCTGCGCGGATAACGGCTCCACCGACGGCACACCGCAGCGCGCGGCCGACGAGCACGAGCACGTGGAGTTTCTGCCCACCGGGGGAAACATCGGATACGGGGCGGCGATTAATGCCGCGGCCGCGGCGCTGAGGAAGCGCAGAGAAGCGAATGCCATCCGAAACGACTACTTCCTCATCGTCAACCCCGACGTCGAGTTTGGCCCGGGCAGCATCGACGAGCTGATCCGCTGCATCGACGCCGCGCCCGAAGTGGGGGCGGCAGGCCCGCGCATCGAGGAAGCGGACGGCTCCGCGTACCCCAGCGCGCGCGAGGTGCCGGGACTTGCAACAGGCATCGGGCATGCATTGCTTTACGACGTCTGGCCGCGCAACCCGTTTTCCCGCGCCTACAAAGCAGACGCGAACATGCACGTGCAGCGCACCGCAGGGTGGCTCTCCGGCGCGTGCCTGCTGGTGCGGTGGGAAGCCTTCGACGCCATCGGCGGCTTCGACGAGCGCTACTTCATGTACCTGGAAGACATCGACTTCGGTGACAGGCTTTCGCGCGCCGGGTGGGATAACTTGTACTGCCCGTCGTCGGTGATCTTGCACGATCAAGGCCATGTGGCGGGCAAGTTCCGCAAGGTCACGGTGCCCGCGCACCACGGCTCGGCCTATCGCTTCCAGCGCGACAGGCACCCGCACCCGTGGCAGGCCCCGCTGCGTTGGGCGTTGTGGCTCGGGCTGAAGGTCCGCGGGGCGTTCCAGCTTGGGCTGCGCAAGCCGAGCCGGTGCAACAAAACTTAG
- a CDS encoding phosphomannomutase/phosphoglucomutase, translated as MAIEHTNETLKSVIKAYDVRGVVGETIDEDFVRTAGAAFAHILRGEGETRIAVGHDMRPSSPALANAFAEGAASQGLNVTLLGLTSTDELYFVAGTKRCAGAMFTASHNPAQYNGIKLCRAGATPVSTDTGLGEIARMILEGVPEYEGEAGGVDKHDALDEYASYLRELVPVPTRRKLVVAVDAANGMAGMTVPAVLGDMDIRPLYFELDGTFPNHEANPLDPKNLVDLQKFTVEQGADIGLAFDGDADRCFVVDERGEAVSPSAITALIATRTLKQHPGATIIHNLITSRAVPELIEEHGGNAVRTRVGHSYIKAQMAEHSALFGGEHSAHYYFSEFFNADSGLVAALHVLAALAEQDAPLSEMMGAYERYTASGEINSEVADQAAATQRVVDAFADRAESVDTLDGVTVQLKDSKAWFNVRASNTEPLLRLNAEAPTRDEVDALTEEILGIIRA; from the coding sequence ATGGCTATTGAGCACACGAACGAGACGCTGAAGAGCGTTATCAAGGCGTACGACGTCCGCGGCGTCGTCGGCGAGACCATCGACGAGGACTTCGTCCGCACCGCGGGCGCAGCGTTCGCGCACATCCTGCGCGGGGAGGGGGAGACCCGCATCGCGGTCGGCCACGACATGCGCCCGTCCTCGCCCGCGCTTGCAAACGCCTTCGCTGAAGGCGCCGCCAGCCAGGGCCTCAACGTGACCCTGCTGGGACTGACGTCCACCGACGAGCTGTATTTCGTCGCCGGCACGAAGCGCTGCGCCGGTGCGATGTTTACCGCTTCGCACAACCCGGCGCAGTACAACGGCATCAAGCTCTGCCGCGCGGGTGCAACCCCGGTGTCCACAGACACGGGCCTGGGCGAGATCGCCCGCATGATCCTCGAGGGTGTGCCGGAGTATGAGGGGGAAGCCGGGGGCGTCGATAAGCATGATGCCCTGGATGAGTACGCCTCCTACCTGCGCGAGCTTGTGCCGGTGCCTACGCGCCGCAAGCTTGTTGTGGCAGTGGACGCGGCCAACGGCATGGCCGGCATGACGGTGCCGGCGGTGCTGGGGGATATGGACATCCGCCCGCTGTACTTCGAGCTCGACGGCACTTTCCCCAACCACGAGGCGAACCCGCTGGACCCGAAGAACCTGGTTGACCTGCAGAAGTTCACTGTGGAGCAGGGCGCAGACATCGGTCTCGCCTTCGACGGGGACGCGGATCGCTGCTTCGTGGTGGACGAGCGCGGCGAGGCCGTCTCCCCGTCCGCGATCACCGCGCTGATCGCCACCCGCACGCTCAAGCAGCACCCGGGCGCGACGATCATCCACAACCTGATCACCTCGCGCGCTGTGCCCGAGCTGATTGAAGAGCACGGCGGCAACGCGGTGCGCACGCGTGTGGGGCACTCCTACATCAAGGCGCAGATGGCGGAACATTCCGCGCTGTTCGGCGGCGAGCACTCCGCGCACTACTACTTCTCGGAGTTTTTCAATGCCGACTCCGGCCTGGTGGCGGCGCTGCACGTGCTGGCCGCGCTGGCGGAGCAGGACGCGCCGCTGAGCGAGATGATGGGCGCCTACGAGCGCTACACCGCCTCCGGCGAGATCAACTCCGAGGTCGCCGACCAAGCCGCCGCCACGCAGCGCGTGGTGGACGCGTTTGCGGACCGCGCGGAATCCGTGGACACACTCGACGGCGTCACCGTGCAGCTCAAAGACTCCAAGGCGTGGTTCAACGTGCGCGCCTCCAACACCGAACCACTGCTGCGGCTGAACGCCGAGGCGCCGACGCGCGACGAGGTGGACGCGCTGACAGAGGAAATCCTCGGCATCATCCGCGCTTGA
- the mtrB gene encoding MtrAB system histidine kinase MtrB, with amino-acid sequence MRHAWSTKLQVRFVGTVLLVSTVVMSVLGFALASVVTDRITAAKIETASVEIERARSTVDYQLANSGSSASLQARLNSARAGLTQRVQESGDSASFYEPVLVVEAPNGSVTSSPEAYQIPKRLGDYVRDGNVAYQFATVERPDGSAYDALIVGTPTNADIPNLRLYLVMNMESEASTVALMRGILASAAVIVVVLLMGISWLASQQIVAPVRSASRTAQRFASGHLRERMPVDGEDEMAVLAMSFNDMADTLSKQIENLEEYGSLQRQFTSDVSHELRTPLTTVRMAADLIAANEDSLEPATKRASQLMISELDRFEALLNDLLEISRHDAGVAELSSANVDARQPVESAWQQTQHLAEELDVDVIFDIPDEPQTLEGDARRIERVVRNLIANAIDHSEGNPVTVRMRSNDEAVAITVTDGGVGLKKGEEDLVFNRFWRADKSRKRHSGGTGLGLAIAREDAQLHGGTLDAIGEFGVGSQFRLVLPRHLEAGFTESPLPLEAPRATAPESAEPLEGAETSADSAEGFGGEGGAVDKRVLQEDTDA; translated from the coding sequence GTGCGGCACGCCTGGTCCACGAAGCTGCAGGTCCGCTTCGTGGGCACGGTGCTGCTGGTGTCCACGGTCGTGATGTCTGTGCTTGGCTTCGCGCTGGCGTCCGTTGTCACGGACCGCATCACCGCGGCCAAGATTGAAACCGCCAGTGTGGAAATTGAGCGTGCCCGCTCGACCGTGGATTACCAGCTGGCCAACTCTGGGTCTTCTGCATCCTTGCAGGCGCGGCTGAATTCGGCGCGCGCCGGGTTGACGCAGCGCGTGCAGGAAAGCGGCGACTCCGCCAGCTTCTACGAGCCGGTGCTGGTGGTCGAAGCCCCGAACGGTTCCGTGACCTCCTCGCCGGAGGCCTACCAGATTCCGAAGCGGTTGGGCGATTATGTCAGGGACGGCAACGTCGCGTACCAGTTCGCCACTGTGGAGCGCCCGGACGGTTCGGCCTACGACGCGCTGATTGTGGGCACCCCGACCAACGCGGATATCCCCAACCTTCGCCTCTACCTGGTGATGAACATGGAAAGCGAAGCCTCCACCGTGGCGCTCATGCGCGGCATTTTGGCGTCTGCCGCGGTGATCGTCGTGGTGCTGTTGATGGGCATTTCCTGGCTCGCGTCCCAGCAAATTGTGGCGCCGGTGCGCTCCGCCTCGCGCACCGCGCAACGTTTCGCATCCGGGCACTTGCGGGAGCGAATGCCTGTCGACGGCGAGGACGAGATGGCCGTGCTAGCCATGTCCTTCAACGACATGGCGGACACCTTAAGCAAGCAGATCGAAAACCTGGAGGAGTACGGCTCGCTGCAGCGCCAGTTCACCTCCGACGTCTCGCACGAGCTGCGCACCCCGCTGACCACGGTGCGTATGGCGGCGGATCTGATCGCCGCGAATGAAGATTCGCTGGAGCCGGCGACCAAGCGTGCCTCGCAGCTGATGATCAGCGAGCTGGACCGCTTCGAGGCGCTGCTCAACGACCTGTTGGAAATCTCCCGCCATGACGCCGGTGTGGCTGAGCTGTCCTCGGCGAACGTGGATGCCCGACAGCCGGTGGAATCCGCCTGGCAGCAGACCCAGCACCTGGCCGAAGAGCTGGACGTGGACGTCATCTTCGACATCCCGGACGAGCCGCAGACTCTGGAAGGCGATGCCCGCCGCATCGAGCGTGTCGTGCGAAACCTCATCGCAAACGCCATCGACCACTCCGAAGGCAACCCGGTCACCGTTCGCATGCGTTCCAACGACGAGGCAGTGGCCATCACCGTCACCGACGGCGGCGTGGGTCTGAAGAAGGGCGAAGAAGACTTGGTGTTCAACCGGTTCTGGCGCGCCGACAAGTCCCGCAAGCGCCACTCCGGCGGTACGGGCTTGGGTCTGGCCATCGCTCGGGAGGATGCGCAGCTGCACGGCGGCACGCTCGACGCGATCGGCGAATTCGGCGTGGGCTCGCAGTTCCGCCTGGTGCTGCCACGCCACCTGGAGGCCGGGTTCACCGAGTCCCCGCTTCCGCTCGAGGCGCCGCGCGCTACTGCACCAGAGTCTGCAGAACCACTTGAAGGGGCGGAAACCTCTGCCGACAGCGCTGAAGGATTTGGCGGGGAAGGCGGAGCCGTCGATAAGCGAGTGCTCCAGGAGGACACCGATGCGTAA
- the mtrA gene encoding MtrAB system response regulator MtrA — MAPKILVVDDDPAINEMLTIVLEAEGFQTSSVTDGVEAVPAFRSFDPDLILLDLMLPGMNGIDICREIRKESAVPVVMLTAKTDTVDVVLGLESGADDYITKPFKPKELVARIRARLRRTDETPADVFEVGDLTVDVPQHTVTRGDEEIQLTPLEFDLLVEMARKPNQVHSREELLESVWGYRNASDTRLVNVHVQRLRSKIEHDPENPEIILTVRGVGYKTGKSEV, encoded by the coding sequence ATGGCACCGAAGATCCTTGTGGTGGACGACGACCCGGCGATCAACGAGATGCTGACAATCGTGTTGGAGGCCGAAGGTTTCCAAACCAGCTCCGTGACGGACGGTGTTGAGGCGGTGCCTGCCTTCCGCTCGTTCGACCCCGACCTGATCCTTTTGGATCTGATGCTGCCGGGCATGAACGGCATCGACATCTGCCGCGAGATCCGCAAGGAGTCCGCGGTGCCGGTGGTCATGCTCACCGCTAAAACGGACACGGTGGACGTGGTGCTGGGCTTGGAGTCCGGCGCGGACGACTACATCACCAAACCGTTCAAGCCGAAGGAGCTTGTCGCCCGCATCCGCGCGCGCCTGCGCCGCACCGACGAGACCCCGGCAGACGTGTTCGAGGTCGGCGACCTGACTGTGGATGTGCCACAGCACACCGTCACTCGCGGCGACGAGGAAATCCAGCTCACGCCCCTGGAGTTCGACCTCCTGGTGGAGATGGCCCGCAAGCCCAACCAGGTGCACTCGCGAGAGGAGCTGCTGGAGTCTGTGTGGGGCTACCGCAACGCCTCCGACACCCGCCTGGTCAACGTGCACGTGCAGCGTCTGCGCTCCAAGATCGAGCACGACCCGGAGAACCCGGAGATTATCCTCACCGTGCGCGGTGTGGGCTACAAAACCGGTAAGTCGGAGGTGTAG
- a CDS encoding DUF3499 domain-containing protein encodes MNIYRRCCRPGCGRPAVATLIYAYADSTAVVGPLAPAPDPHAWDLCERHSAHITAPVGWELVRVEHVELDDESDDENTDITALAEAVREAGRVTTGLVETGQDPIEYSADKDFNNPDTSNHPVHRTKRVEEQIAAAKAARRSHLRIVPDPEAEQ; translated from the coding sequence GTGAATATCTACCGCCGTTGTTGCCGCCCAGGGTGCGGCCGGCCCGCCGTGGCCACGCTGATCTACGCGTACGCGGATTCGACGGCAGTGGTCGGACCGCTCGCGCCCGCCCCGGACCCGCACGCCTGGGATCTTTGCGAACGCCATTCCGCGCACATCACCGCACCGGTGGGCTGGGAGCTGGTCCGCGTCGAGCACGTCGAACTCGACGACGAGTCGGACGACGAAAACACCGACATCACCGCGCTCGCGGAGGCAGTGCGCGAAGCGGGGCGTGTGACCACCGGGCTGGTGGAAACCGGCCAGGACCCGATCGAGTATTCGGCGGACAAAGACTTCAACAACCCGGACACCTCCAACCACCCGGTGCACCGCACGAAGCGGGTGGAGGAGCAGATAGCCGCGGCCAAGGCGGCGCGGCGCTCCCATCTGCGTATCGTGCCGGACCCGGAGGCTGAGCAGTAG
- a CDS encoding LCP family protein, giving the protein MTDPNRRARDIQAAPSRARDVSQSGHPVVKGVLAVVSALAITLSGVGYFAVGRLGGQLSASELDVSSQSKSKGKGNKDDAALDGAVDILLVGSDSRTDAQGNPLSEEELARLNAGVADGEINTDTIMVVRIPEDGSKATAVSIPRDTYIHDSTYGNLKINGVYGAYAADKREELVEEDGMSEGPELEQQVARAGQEGLIDAVANLTGVEVDHFAQVGLLGFVLLTDAVGGVTVCLNNAVDEPLSGAHFPAGVQTLNGTQALSFVRQRHDLPRGDLDRIVRQQTFMASLVRNMLSAGTLTNPARLRELANAAERSVTLDKDWDVVRFAQQLSGLAGDNVTFTTIPVTSVNGTGDYGESIITVDVSQVQQFMEDAVKPAQEDDQEDDTDASDSPAADSTVFDTQDVIVLNAGAVPGQAGRVGEELSSQGVQVSEVANAMEGLYYQSQVVAPDADDPAAQELARILGGVPVVANASLEPGTMVAVVAEDYAGPGVMTAEEAQQEAPVGTPGEDFGATEIAPEITADGDSPRCVN; this is encoded by the coding sequence GTGACTGACCCCAACCGGCGTGCCCGCGACATTCAGGCGGCACCATCGCGAGCGCGAGACGTGTCCCAATCCGGGCACCCCGTGGTCAAAGGGGTCCTTGCGGTGGTCTCTGCCCTGGCGATCACCCTGTCCGGCGTCGGCTACTTCGCCGTCGGCCGCTTGGGCGGGCAGCTTTCCGCCTCGGAGCTCGACGTCAGCTCCCAGAGCAAATCCAAGGGCAAAGGCAATAAAGACGACGCCGCGCTCGACGGCGCAGTGGACATCCTGCTCGTCGGCTCCGATTCACGCACGGACGCGCAGGGCAACCCCTTAAGCGAGGAAGAGCTCGCCCGCCTCAACGCCGGCGTAGCCGACGGTGAGATCAACACCGACACCATCATGGTGGTCCGCATCCCGGAGGACGGCTCCAAGGCGACGGCCGTGTCGATCCCCCGCGACACCTACATCCACGACTCCACCTACGGCAACCTCAAGATCAACGGCGTCTACGGCGCCTACGCCGCCGACAAGCGCGAAGAGCTGGTCGAAGAGGACGGGATGTCCGAGGGCCCGGAGCTGGAGCAGCAGGTCGCCCGCGCCGGCCAAGAGGGGCTCATCGACGCAGTGGCCAACCTCACCGGCGTAGAGGTCGACCACTTCGCGCAGGTGGGTCTGCTCGGTTTCGTCCTACTCACGGATGCCGTGGGCGGCGTGACCGTGTGCCTGAACAATGCGGTGGACGAGCCGCTGTCCGGCGCCCACTTCCCCGCCGGTGTCCAAACGCTCAACGGAACCCAGGCGTTGTCCTTTGTACGTCAGCGCCACGACCTGCCCCGCGGCGACCTCGACCGCATTGTCCGCCAGCAGACCTTCATGGCGTCGCTGGTGCGCAACATGCTCTCCGCGGGCACTTTGACTAACCCGGCCCGCCTGCGCGAACTCGCCAACGCGGCGGAGCGCTCCGTCACGCTGGACAAGGACTGGGACGTGGTCCGCTTCGCGCAGCAGCTTTCCGGCCTGGCCGGCGACAATGTCACGTTCACCACGATCCCGGTCACCTCTGTCAACGGCACCGGCGACTACGGCGAGTCCATCATCACCGTCGACGTGTCCCAGGTGCAGCAGTTCATGGAGGACGCGGTGAAGCCCGCGCAGGAAGACGACCAGGAAGACGACACCGACGCTTCAGACTCCCCCGCCGCAGATTCCACGGTGTTCGACACCCAGGACGTCATCGTGCTCAATGCCGGAGCCGTGCCGGGCCAGGCCGGCCGCGTCGGCGAGGAACTTTCCAGCCAGGGCGTCCAGGTCTCCGAGGTAGCCAACGCTATGGAGGGCCTGTACTACCAGAGCCAGGTGGTGGCACCCGACGCCGACGATCCTGCCGCGCAGGAGCTCGCCCGCATCCTCGGCGGTGTGCCGGTGGTGGCCAACGCCTCGCTCGAGCCGGGCACGATGGTGGCCGTCGTGGCCGAGGATTACGCAGGACCGGGTGTGATGACCGCGGAGGAAGCGCAGCAGGAGGCACCGGTGGGCACCCCTGGCGAGGACTTCGGTGCCACCGAGATCGCCCCCGAGATCACCGCCGACGGCGACAGCCCCCGCTG